From the genome of Sulfurimonas paralvinellae:
CATCATCAACGCAGGTATCAATCAACCAACATACGCAGAAAGAGTCAACGCAAAAGATAGTGTCAATCTTTATTTTGCGCAATATGTAGAGAAAATAAAATTAGAAAACTCTCAATTGAATTTAGGCGCTTCTCTTTATTATTACGATGGTTTAAAAGGCAATACTGCTATGTATTATCCTGAAAAAGGCGGTAAAAAAATGGGCAATACTTTTGTAACAGATGCATCCGGAGTGGATGTATATAAAAATGATTTTCATATTGTAGAAGCGTTTGGAGAGTTCAAGCTCAAAGATATCTTTGGTAAACCGCTCGCACTTGCCGCCAGTATGGCATATAATGCTGCAGCCAGTGATAAGAACTTCGGATATGATCTTGCAGTAAAAATAGGTAAAGCAAAACATGTTCATGATTGGCAACTGAAATATTCTTATACTGACATTCAAGAAGATGCTGTCCTTGGAGATCATAGTGATTCTGACAACTTTGGCGGTGGTACTGCTGCAAGAGGACATGCGATCAGAGCAAAATACAAGTTTGGCAAAAACACCTATCTTGCAGGAACATTCTTTTTCGATACACTTTATGGAAATAGAAATGGTTCTACTAAGCCGGCAGCGGACTATGAACGTGTCCAGTTGGATGCCATCATCAAATTTTAATATGAAAGATTACTGTAATCAATCTGTAACCAAACTGTTTTATACTTTCACAACTTAAAATTTAAAAGGTGTAACAAATGACAAAAGTAATCAAACTTGCTCTTGCAACTTCAGTTTTAGCCGGCAGTCTTATGGCTAACGACGTTCTGAACGGTAGTGGTGCTTCATTTCCATACAGTGTTTACAATGCATGGACAAAGGCATACTATAAAACTACGGGGAACAAAGTAAACTATATCTCAAAAGGTTCTTCTAAAGGAATCAAAGATGCAAAAGCTCGTGCAGTTGATTTTGCAGGAACTGACAAACCTTTAAGCCCGAAAGTTTTGAAGAAAAACGGTCTTTACCAATTTCCTGGTGTTGTCGGTGCGATTACAATGGGTTACAACCTTCCGGGTGTTGACAATCTTAAACTAAGCCGTGCAGCTATCGTTGCCATCTCTGAGGGGAAAGTCGCTTATTGGGATGATGCTGTTATTACTTCAACGAATAAAGGCCTTAAACTACCACATAAACCAGTTACATTCGTTCACCGTGCAGACGGTTCAGGAACTACCTTTAACTACACATATTTTCTTTCAAAAGTATCAAAAGAGTGGAGACACACATACGGTGCAAAAAAATCACTTAACTGGCCGGGACATCAACACATCGGTGGAAACAAGAACACAGGTGTTGCAAGTCTTATCAAACAAACACCATTCTCTGTTGGTTACATTGACTATGCTGATGCAAAACACAACGACATCGTGATGGCTTCAGTTGAAAACAAAGCTGGAAAATTTATCAAACCCTCCCTTAAAGCATTCCAAGCAGCAGCAGCAAAAGCTGATCTTAATCCTAAAAAAGATTTCTACTCTGTAATCGCTGATCCTAAAGGTGCGGATTCTTATCCGATCGTTGCTGCAACATTTGTTCTTGTACCGAAAGAAAAACCGGCGACAGATAAAAAAGTTACAGCTTTTTATGACTGGGCTTATAAAAATGGTCAAGATATCGCAAAAGGTTTAGGTTTTGTTCCACTACCGGACTCTTTAACTGATAAAATCAGAAAATACTGGGAAGCAAAAGGGATTAAATAATCCCTTTGTAATCTATTTTTACTATAATATCACCATTATACTGACTGGAAATTTATATGGAAAAACTCTTTCAAAAGATCTCATTTACCAGTGCCTCTTTGGTACTCGCACTGTTACTTGGAATTTTTGTAACTCTCTTTTTACAGGCAAAACCAGCGATTGATGAATTTGGCTTCAATTTTATTGTAGATAAACGATGGAATCAGGAAGTACCTCTCACGCAGACTGGCAACCTCACGCAAGACACAACTACAGTCGTACAAACACCGGAAGCTGCAGAAGATGATGATATGATCGCTGATGAAGACGATATGATCCTTGATGAAGATGACGAAGATGAAACAGCCACAAAAACAGTTTATGGTGGTCTGGTTCCAATTCTCGGAACGATTTTCTCAACACTCATCGCCCTTGCTTTCGCACTGCCTATCGCCATGGGAATCGCTGTCTTTTTAGCAGAGATGGCTTCGAAAAATGTTGCCAAATATGTTGGTATAGCCATTGAGCTTTTGGCCGCTATTCCGAGTATTATCTTTGGAATGTGGGGACTGTACTATTTTGCTCCTATCATCTCCGATATATTCGGTGGTTTTCAGGTATCACTTCTTACGGCCGGTCTTGTACTTGGTGTTATGATTCTGCCGTTTATGGCAGCCATTACCCGTGACTCGATGAACACTACACCGGATGTTTTAAAAGAGTCAGCCTATGCACTTGGAGCGACAAAGTTTGAGGTCGTCAAAGATGTCATCTTTCCATTCTCAAAAGTTGGTATCATCGGTTCCATCATTTTGGCTTTGGGTCGCGCGCTTGGTGAGACAATGGCCGTTGCATTTCTTATCGGTGCGGTTTACTCCATTCCCGAAAAGATCACCGATCCTACTATTTCCATTCCTGTCGCGATGGCACTTAACTTTGGTGAAGCAAGCGGTCTTGGTGAAAATGCACTCTTTTATCTCGGACTTATTCTCTTTATCTTGAGCTTTGCATTTATCGCTTTTGCAAAATTCTATTTCCTAAAAAGGAGCAGAGTATGAGACTTTTAATAAACAAGATATTCCTCTCTCTTTCTATCCTTTCCGCACTTATCGGTTTGGCTTTTTTAGGTTGGATTTTAGTAACGATCTTCATTCACGGCATCAGTTCTCTACACCTGAGCCTCTTTTTAAACGACCTCGTTGACGGCGGACTTCGTAACCTTATCATAGGACAACTGGTTCTAGCAGGTTTAGCAGGTGCTATCGGTATACCGCTTGGAATGCTTGCCGGTATCTATACACGTGAGTATGGTCATGGAAAATATGCCGAAATCATCAGAGACCTCAGTGATATCATGATGTCTGCGCCTTCCATTGTCATCGGTGCTTTTGTATACGCTTTTGCCGTTGCACCGTTTGGCGGTGCGAACGGATTTGCCGGTGTCATTGCACTCTCCATTATGATGATCCCGATTATCATCAATACAACCGATTCTATGCTCTCCCTTGTTCCAAAAGAGCTGCGTGAGGCCGGTGTAGCACTGGGGGCATCACGTTACAGAGTCATTTTGGATATTGTCATCAAAGCTGCGAAAGTGGGAATCATGACGGGTGTTTTGCTTGCATTTGCAAGAATAGCAGGAGAGACGGCACCGCTGCTCTTTACTTCTGAGACAAGCAACTACTTCTCGCTCGATCTTACTTCAAGTTTTCCATCGTTGACAGTAAGTATCTATAACCTTGCAAACGAACCGCAGGAATCAAGTCGTGACCTTGCATGGGCAGCGTCATTCATACTTACTATGCTTGTACTCATCATCAATCTCAGTGGTAGATATATCACAAGAAACAAAAAATAAGGATAACTTTTATGAATGTAATGAAAATAAAAAAATTCTCTTTTACCTATGCCGGTGTTGACCACCCGTCACTTAGAAATATCACTCTGCCGATAGAACAAAATAAGATCACGGCACTTATCGGTCCAAGCGGATGTGGTAAATCGACACTGCTTCGCTCTATGAACCGTATCCATGATCTCTATCCGGGTAACAAATATGACGGGAAGATCGATCTTTTAGACGAAGAGACAGGAAAATATAAGAATATCCTTAATATAAAAAAAGAGAATGAGTTTATTGAACTGCGTCAAAAAGTCGGTATGATCTTTCAAAAACCGACACCGTTTCCAATGAGCATCTTTGACAATGTCGCCTATGGTCTCAAAATTGCCGGCATCAAAAACAAAAGCGAGCTTGCAGACCGTGTTGAAGCTTCTCTCAAAGGCTCAGCACTATGGAAAGAGGTGTCAGACAGACTCGACAAGTCAGCTATGGGACTCTCAGGTGGACAGCAGCAGCGTCTCTGCATTGCACGCGCCGTTGCCGTAAAACCGGAAGTCCTGCTCTTTGATGAACCGACATCAGCGCTTGACCCGATCTCTACGGGAGCTATCGAAGAGTTGATAGTCGAGCTTAAAAAAGAGGTCAGTATTGCCATTGTTACGCATAATATGCAGCAGGCAAGCCGCATCAGCGACTATACAGCTTTTATGTATCTTGGCGATTTAATAGAGTTTGATAAAACAGAAAACATCTTCTTGAATCCAAAAGAGAAACAGACAGAAGATTATATTACAGGGAGATTTGGATAATGTTACCAACTTTTAAAGAAGACTTAGACAACGTACAGCAGAAGATTACAGACCTTGGCAACGGCCTTGTCAAAGCCAATGAGCTTATACTAGAAGCTCTCAAAGACTGCGACAGCAAAAAGTTCAGCAAAGCGAGAGAGAACATCAAGAACGTAACGTCAAAAACAGATGAGATTGACAACAAGATCATAAAGATATTGGCTCTTTACACACCTGAGGCAAGAGATCTTCGCCGTGTTGTCGGTTATCTGAAGATCACCAACGAGATTGCAAGAGCCTGTTCAAATACACGCAGTTTTATTCGTGGCTTTACAGATGTATGTAACGACCTTGATGTTGAGACTATCAATGAATATGCCCTGCCAATGCAGACATCTACCGTTAATGCCATCAAAACAACCATTGCCATGATGGCTATTCAAGATCCCGACGAGCTGCGTGAGATGTATGACGAAGTTATCATTGATGAGAACAAAGCCGACGATCTCTATGAAATGATAGAGAGAAAACTGGTCGCAGAAGCGGAAAGTTGTAAAACTTCTTTTGAAAAGT
Proteins encoded in this window:
- a CDS encoding putative porin, encoding MKKIVLSALAACTMTTTINAETTTKVSNTDTEKKFLDRFHFKGDLRLRYESKETDYRDATDTTNKYTYHNRYRLRLVGAIDLTDKLTFDIGMRSGYGNPTSGNQTFLDDKALSDYFWQSLRFNILDIAYKDGDNTVKVGRHPYMVYRPIKSQLIWDNDISFNGVSYNYENDSRIINAGINQPTYAERVNAKDSVNLYFAQYVEKIKLENSQLNLGASLYYYDGLKGNTAMYYPEKGGKKMGNTFVTDASGVDVYKNDFHIVEAFGEFKLKDIFGKPLALAASMAYNAAASDKNFGYDLAVKIGKAKHVHDWQLKYSYTDIQEDAVLGDHSDSDNFGGGTAARGHAIRAKYKFGKNTYLAGTFFFDTLYGNRNGSTKPAADYERVQLDAIIKF
- the pstS gene encoding phosphate ABC transporter substrate-binding protein PstS; protein product: MTKVIKLALATSVLAGSLMANDVLNGSGASFPYSVYNAWTKAYYKTTGNKVNYISKGSSKGIKDAKARAVDFAGTDKPLSPKVLKKNGLYQFPGVVGAITMGYNLPGVDNLKLSRAAIVAISEGKVAYWDDAVITSTNKGLKLPHKPVTFVHRADGSGTTFNYTYFLSKVSKEWRHTYGAKKSLNWPGHQHIGGNKNTGVASLIKQTPFSVGYIDYADAKHNDIVMASVENKAGKFIKPSLKAFQAAAAKADLNPKKDFYSVIADPKGADSYPIVAATFVLVPKEKPATDKKVTAFYDWAYKNGQDIAKGLGFVPLPDSLTDKIRKYWEAKGIK
- the pstC gene encoding phosphate ABC transporter permease subunit PstC; this encodes MEKLFQKISFTSASLVLALLLGIFVTLFLQAKPAIDEFGFNFIVDKRWNQEVPLTQTGNLTQDTTTVVQTPEAAEDDDMIADEDDMILDEDDEDETATKTVYGGLVPILGTIFSTLIALAFALPIAMGIAVFLAEMASKNVAKYVGIAIELLAAIPSIIFGMWGLYYFAPIISDIFGGFQVSLLTAGLVLGVMILPFMAAITRDSMNTTPDVLKESAYALGATKFEVVKDVIFPFSKVGIIGSIILALGRALGETMAVAFLIGAVYSIPEKITDPTISIPVAMALNFGEASGLGENALFYLGLILFILSFAFIAFAKFYFLKRSRV
- the pstA gene encoding phosphate ABC transporter permease PstA → MRLLINKIFLSLSILSALIGLAFLGWILVTIFIHGISSLHLSLFLNDLVDGGLRNLIIGQLVLAGLAGAIGIPLGMLAGIYTREYGHGKYAEIIRDLSDIMMSAPSIVIGAFVYAFAVAPFGGANGFAGVIALSIMMIPIIINTTDSMLSLVPKELREAGVALGASRYRVILDIVIKAAKVGIMTGVLLAFARIAGETAPLLFTSETSNYFSLDLTSSFPSLTVSIYNLANEPQESSRDLAWAASFILTMLVLIINLSGRYITRNKK
- the pstB gene encoding phosphate ABC transporter ATP-binding protein PstB, translated to MNVMKIKKFSFTYAGVDHPSLRNITLPIEQNKITALIGPSGCGKSTLLRSMNRIHDLYPGNKYDGKIDLLDEETGKYKNILNIKKENEFIELRQKVGMIFQKPTPFPMSIFDNVAYGLKIAGIKNKSELADRVEASLKGSALWKEVSDRLDKSAMGLSGGQQQRLCIARAVAVKPEVLLFDEPTSALDPISTGAIEELIVELKKEVSIAIVTHNMQQASRISDYTAFMYLGDLIEFDKTENIFLNPKEKQTEDYITGRFG
- a CDS encoding phosphate signaling complex PhoU family protein, with translation MLPTFKEDLDNVQQKITDLGNGLVKANELILEALKDCDSKKFSKARENIKNVTSKTDEIDNKIIKILALYTPEARDLRRVVGYLKITNEIARACSNTRSFIRGFTDVCNDLDVETINEYALPMQTSTVNAIKTTIAMMAIQDPDELREMYDEVIIDENKADDLYEMIERKLVAEAESCKTSFEKYHRMLRALRKSEKIASRAFAVASLLLYISVGGSLHN